The following are encoded in a window of Methanococcus voltae genomic DNA:
- a CDS encoding 30S ribosomal protein S8 gives MSLMDPLANALNHISNCENVGKNTAYLKPASKLIGRVLKVMQDQGYIGNFEYIEDGKAGVYKVALIGQINKCGAVKPRFAVKNQEFEKFEKRYLPAKGFGLLIVSTPKGLMTHDEAKDAGIGGRLISYIY, from the coding sequence ATGAGCTTAATGGACCCTCTTGCGAACGCATTGAACCATATATCCAACTGTGAAAACGTAGGTAAAAACACAGCTTACTTAAAACCTGCATCTAAATTAATTGGAAGAGTACTCAAAGTTATGCAAGACCAAGGATACATTGGAAACTTTGAATACATTGAAGATGGTAAAGCGGGAGTTTACAAAGTAGCATTAATTGGTCAGATTAATAAATGTGGCGCTGTAAAACCAAGATTCGCAGTTAAAAACCAAGAATTTGAAAAGTTTGAAAAGAGATACTTACCAGCAAAAGGTTTCGGTTTGTTAATCGTAAGTACCCCTAAGGGGTTAATGACTCACGATGAAGCAAAAGATGCCGGAATTGGTGGAAGGCTAATTTCATACATCTATTAA
- a CDS encoding 50S ribosomal protein L5, with protein sequence MSFQEIWEKEPMKKPRIQKVTVNFGVGEAGDRLTIGAKVIEDLTGQAPVRTLAKQTNPAFGIRKKLPIGLKVTLRGIKAEEFLKNAFTAFKASGKVLYDRSFDKVGNFSFGVPEHIDFPGQKYDPSVGIYGMDVCVTFEKPGYRVKSRKLKRNTIPEKHLVKKVEAIELVKATFDMEVLEE encoded by the coding sequence ATGTCATTCCAAGAAATATGGGAAAAAGAACCGATGAAAAAACCAAGAATTCAAAAAGTTACAGTAAACTTTGGTGTTGGTGAAGCAGGCGATAGGTTAACTATTGGGGCTAAGGTTATTGAAGACCTTACTGGACAAGCACCTGTAAGGACTTTAGCAAAACAAACTAACCCTGCATTCGGAATCAGGAAAAAATTACCTATTGGATTGAAAGTTACCTTAAGGGGTATTAAAGCTGAAGAGTTTTTAAAGAACGCATTCACTGCTTTCAAAGCATCTGGTAAGGTATTATACGACAGGTCATTTGACAAAGTCGGTAATTTTTCATTTGGTGTTCCAGAACACATTGACTTCCCAGGCCAAAAATACGACCCATCAGTTGGAATATACGGTATGGACGTATGTGTAACTTTTGAAAAGCCAGGATACAGAGTTAAATCAAGAAAGCTTAAAAGAAACACAATTCCTGAAAAACACTTAGTTAAAAAAGTCGAAGCTATCGAATTAGTTAAAGCAACATTCGATATGGAAGTACTTGAAGAATAA
- a CDS encoding 30S ribosomal protein S14, translating into MTKAPFKKKFGQGSKVCKRCGRKGPGIIRKYGLNLCRQCFREMAQNLGFKKYD; encoded by the coding sequence ATGACAAAAGCACCGTTCAAGAAAAAATTTGGACAAGGTTCCAAGGTTTGTAAAAGATGCGGAAGAAAAGGACCGGGAATTATTAGAAAATACGGCTTAAACTTATGTAGGCAATGCTTTAGAGAAATGGCACAAAACTTAGGATTTAAAAAGTACGATTAA
- a CDS encoding 50S ribosomal protein L6, which produces MPVAAIIREEVSIPENVNVELNGNNITVKSGGKQLEKTLNYTGIEFSLEDDKLVIQCSFPNKKQTAMVGTYKAHALNMIKGVTEGFDYKLAIKYAHFPMKVSVKGNIVIIDNFLGEKHPRNAKVMPNVTVKVSGEQVIVSGINKEFVGQTAANIEQATKVSGRDTRVFQDGIYIVEKAGKVL; this is translated from the coding sequence ATGCCAGTTGCTGCAATTATAAGGGAAGAAGTTTCTATCCCAGAAAATGTAAATGTTGAACTAAACGGCAACAACATTACTGTAAAATCCGGCGGTAAACAATTAGAAAAAACATTAAATTACACAGGAATCGAATTCTCATTAGAAGATGATAAACTTGTTATTCAATGTTCTTTCCCGAATAAAAAACAGACCGCTATGGTAGGTACATATAAAGCACACGCTCTTAACATGATAAAAGGAGTTACTGAAGGCTTTGATTACAAATTAGCAATTAAATACGCCCACTTTCCTATGAAAGTAAGTGTTAAAGGCAACATTGTAATTATTGACAACTTCTTAGGTGAAAAACACCCAAGAAATGCAAAAGTAATGCCTAATGTCACTGTTAAAGTAAGCGGTGAACAAGTAATAGTTAGCGGAATCAACAAGGAATTTGTTGGTCAAACTGCTGCAAACATTGAACAAGCCACTAAAGTAAGCGGAAGAGATACAAGAGTATTCCAAGACGGTATCTACATCGTTGAAAAAGCAGGTAAGGTATTATAG
- a CDS encoding 30S ribosomal protein S4e, whose translation MAVKGPKRHLKRLAAPANWQIPRKVRTFTVRPAPGSHAMDKSLPLLLIIRDVLKYADNSREAKKIIQTGKILIDGKKRKEYKLPVGLMDLISVPLINENYVVLFDESGRLTLKKVEEAGVKLCKIVNKTVIKGGHIQLNLHDGRNQIITVADATKAEEDVYKTGDSILLSIPEQKIAGHVQFGENKLAYVTGGKHVGEFAKIIEIEERKLYADIITLETKDGEQFKTVKDYVFIVGDNEPVINL comes from the coding sequence ATGGCAGTTAAAGGACCTAAAAGACATCTAAAAAGATTAGCCGCTCCAGCAAACTGGCAAATCCCAAGAAAAGTCAGAACATTCACAGTAAGACCTGCACCTGGTTCACACGCAATGGATAAATCATTACCATTGTTATTGATAATAAGAGATGTATTAAAATACGCTGACAATTCAAGAGAAGCTAAAAAGATTATCCAAACAGGAAAAATCTTAATCGACGGTAAAAAGAGAAAAGAATACAAACTTCCAGTAGGATTAATGGACTTAATTTCAGTTCCTTTAATTAACGAGAATTATGTTGTATTGTTTGACGAATCCGGAAGATTAACTTTGAAAAAAGTTGAAGAAGCTGGCGTAAAATTGTGTAAAATTGTAAACAAAACAGTTATTAAAGGCGGACACATCCAGTTAAACTTACACGATGGTAGAAACCAAATAATAACCGTTGCAGATGCTACAAAAGCAGAAGAAGACGTTTACAAAACAGGCGACAGTATTTTATTATCAATACCTGAACAAAAAATTGCAGGACATGTTCAATTTGGAGAAAACAAATTAGCATACGTTACTGGCGGTAAACACGTTGGAGAATTCGCTAAAATTATAGAAATTGAAGAAAGAAAATTATATGCAGATATAATTACACTTGAAACAAAAGACGGCGAACAATTTAAAACCGTTAAAGATTACGTATTTATCGTAGGCGACAATGAACCGGTAATCAATTTATAA
- the rplX gene encoding 50S ribosomal protein L24, with translation MVLTSSKQPRKQRKALYNAPLHLRNNLMSAMLSKELKEKLNKNSIPLKKGDLVKVMRGNFKGVEGEVTSVNYKNYNVVVAGVVNKKQDGTEKSYPIHPSNVMIVKLDDSDDKRFKNANK, from the coding sequence ATGGTGTTGACTAGTTCAAAACAGCCAAGAAAGCAAAGAAAAGCACTCTATAACGCACCGCTACATTTAAGAAATAACTTAATGTCAGCTATGTTGTCAAAAGAGTTAAAAGAAAAATTAAATAAAAATTCAATACCTTTGAAGAAAGGAGACTTGGTAAAAGTTATGAGAGGAAACTTCAAAGGCGTTGAAGGCGAAGTTACAAGCGTAAACTACAAAAACTATAATGTTGTTGTAGCTGGCGTAGTTAACAAAAAGCAAGATGGTACAGAAAAATCCTACCCAATACATCCATCAAATGTGATGATTGTAAAGTTGGATGATTCAGACGATAAGAGATTTAAAAACGCTAATAAATAA